In Skermanella sp. TT6, one genomic interval encodes:
- the nirB gene encoding nitrite reductase large subunit NirB yields the protein MGKRKLVVIGNGMAGARAVEEVLARGGADLFEITMFGDEPYGNYNRILLSNVLNGSQDPADIVMNPLDWYRDNGITLHAGSPVTDIDRSAKTVRSEAGVHMPYDYLLIATGSRAFVPPIEGMTGPGGKLRDGVFAFRTLDDCDGIIARARESRQAAVIGGGLLGLEAARGLINHGCQVHVIHIGKHLMEQQLDAPAGAMLKAAMESMGVQVHLQKSTTAVLGDERGITGLAFKDGTSIDCDLVVVSAGIRPNAEIGMRCGLTVERAIVVDNHMRSVDDPDVYVVGECAQHRGRVYGLVAPLWDQAKVFADHVTGRNRDAAYHGSKLATKLKVMGVEVAAMGITEPTEERDEVVQFTEPKRGTYKKLIVRDGRLVGGILMGDISKAAYLMQAFDRDSPLPDERLSLLFDLGAPAEKVTLEEMPAEAQVCNCNGVTKAAIGACVSGGARTASAVMKATRAGMGCGSCKGLVNELVDFYCGGEAEEDPSVHYYVPGVPLATQDLIEAILTNDLKSVSSVFKVLAGGKEDPGSKPGLANLLSTIWKGEYEDERDARFINDRMHGNIQKDGTFSVVPEMPGGVCTPDELKRIADVAVKYNVPLVKLTGGQRIDLVGVPRDDLPGVWKDLGMPAGHAWGKSYRTCKSCIGTDYCRFGLGDSMALATRIENRFRGIDSPGKLKLATAGCPRNCSEAYVKDVGAVAIGDGKWEIYVGGAAGAHIRKGDLLCVVGSHDEALKIMGRFMQYYRETAKWKERTYSYVERIGIAKLRSIVVDDSEGIGERLDKAMQESIDAYRDPWLEGQNPATPNQFTSLVPAEG from the coding sequence ATGGGCAAGCGTAAACTGGTCGTCATCGGCAACGGCATGGCGGGCGCCCGCGCCGTGGAGGAAGTGCTCGCCCGCGGCGGCGCCGACCTGTTCGAGATCACGATGTTCGGCGACGAACCCTACGGCAACTACAACCGCATCCTGCTGTCCAACGTGCTGAACGGCAGCCAGGACCCGGCCGACATCGTCATGAACCCGCTGGACTGGTACCGGGACAACGGCATCACCCTGCACGCCGGGTCACCGGTGACCGATATCGACCGGTCGGCCAAGACGGTGCGGTCCGAGGCCGGCGTCCACATGCCCTATGACTATCTGCTGATCGCCACCGGCAGCCGCGCCTTCGTGCCGCCGATCGAGGGCATGACCGGCCCGGGCGGTAAGCTCCGGGACGGCGTGTTCGCCTTCCGCACGCTGGACGACTGCGACGGCATCATAGCGAGGGCCAGGGAGAGCCGGCAGGCGGCGGTGATCGGCGGCGGCCTGCTGGGCCTGGAGGCGGCGCGCGGCCTGATCAACCACGGCTGCCAGGTCCACGTGATCCATATCGGCAAGCACCTGATGGAGCAGCAGCTGGACGCCCCGGCCGGCGCCATGCTGAAGGCGGCCATGGAGTCCATGGGCGTGCAGGTCCATCTTCAGAAATCCACCACGGCCGTGCTGGGCGACGAACGCGGCATCACCGGCCTCGCCTTCAAGGACGGCACAAGCATCGACTGCGACCTGGTCGTCGTCTCCGCCGGCATCCGGCCGAACGCGGAGATCGGCATGCGTTGCGGCCTGACGGTGGAGCGCGCCATCGTGGTCGACAACCACATGCGTTCGGTGGACGACCCCGACGTCTATGTCGTGGGTGAATGCGCCCAGCACCGGGGCCGGGTCTACGGGCTGGTGGCGCCGCTGTGGGATCAGGCGAAGGTGTTCGCCGACCATGTCACCGGGCGCAATCGCGACGCCGCCTACCACGGCTCTAAGCTGGCGACCAAACTGAAGGTGATGGGCGTCGAGGTGGCCGCGATGGGCATCACCGAGCCGACCGAGGAACGGGACGAGGTCGTCCAGTTCACCGAGCCCAAGCGCGGCACCTACAAGAAGCTGATCGTCCGCGATGGCAGGCTGGTCGGCGGCATCCTGATGGGGGACATCAGCAAGGCGGCCTACCTGATGCAGGCCTTCGACCGGGACTCGCCCCTGCCGGACGAGCGGCTGTCCCTGCTGTTCGACTTGGGCGCTCCCGCCGAGAAGGTGACGCTGGAGGAGATGCCGGCCGAGGCCCAGGTCTGCAACTGCAACGGCGTGACCAAGGCCGCGATCGGCGCCTGCGTTTCCGGCGGCGCCCGCACCGCGTCGGCGGTGATGAAGGCGACGCGGGCTGGCATGGGCTGCGGCTCGTGCAAGGGGTTGGTCAACGAACTGGTCGATTTCTACTGCGGCGGCGAGGCGGAGGAAGACCCCTCGGTCCACTACTATGTGCCCGGCGTGCCGCTCGCGACCCAGGACCTGATCGAGGCGATCCTCACCAACGACTTGAAGTCCGTGTCGTCGGTCTTCAAGGTGCTGGCCGGCGGCAAGGAGGATCCCGGCAGCAAGCCCGGGCTCGCCAACCTGCTGTCCACGATCTGGAAAGGCGAGTATGAGGACGAGCGCGACGCCCGCTTCATCAATGACCGCATGCACGGCAATATCCAGAAGGACGGCACCTTCTCGGTCGTGCCCGAAATGCCCGGAGGCGTCTGCACCCCGGACGAGCTGAAGCGGATCGCCGACGTGGCGGTCAAGTACAACGTCCCCCTGGTCAAGCTGACCGGCGGCCAGCGCATCGACCTGGTCGGTGTGCCGCGCGACGACCTGCCTGGCGTCTGGAAGGATCTGGGCATGCCGGCCGGCCACGCCTGGGGCAAGAGCTACCGGACCTGCAAGTCGTGCATCGGCACCGATTACTGCCGCTTCGGGCTGGGCGACAGCATGGCACTGGCGACTAGGATCGAGAACCGATTCCGCGGCATCGACAGCCCGGGCAAACTGAAGCTTGCCACCGCCGGTTGCCCGCGCAATTGCTCCGAGGCCTACGTCAAGGACGTGGGCGCGGTCGCGATCGGCGACGGCAAGTGGGAGATCTATGTCGGCGGCGCCGCCGGCGCCCATATCCGCAAGGGCGACCTGCTGTGCGTGGTCGGCAGCCACGACGAGGCCCTGAAGATCATGGGCCGCTTCATGCAGTATTACCGCGAGACCGCGAAATGGAAGGAGCGGACCTACAGCTACGTCGAGCGCATCGGCATCGCCAAACTCCGATCCATCGTCGTGGACGACAGCGAGGGCATTGGCGAGCGCCTGGACAAGGCGATGCAGGAATCGATCGACGCCTATCGCGATCCTTGGCTGGAAGGCCAGAATCCCGCCACCCCCAACCAGTTCACCTCACTTGTTCCAGCGGAGGGCTGA
- the istB gene encoding IS21-like element helper ATPase IstB, with amino-acid sequence MTATTLDPAASPATLDRIRAHLVGLNMPRALEVLEHILRRIERGEISALEAIDTLLGEELTLREGRRVRSALKMGRLINIKTLGGFDFSFQPSLDRDRIMALAQLDFVDRHEAVHFLGQPGCGKTHLALALGVEAVKSGRSVYFATLADIVSSLAKAEREGTLRERLRFLCRPQLLIVDEIGYLPVIPGGGNLFFQLVNARYERGAMILTSNRGFAEWGDVFGGTVVATALLDRLLHHAVVVQIGGASYRLRRHADLIPDNTRTRSITAPQPQPRRRGRPPKMTSAQPDTDL; translated from the coding sequence ATGACCGCAACCACCCTCGATCCGGCGGCCAGCCCCGCCACGCTCGACCGCATCCGCGCTCACCTGGTCGGTCTCAACATGCCGCGCGCGCTCGAAGTGCTGGAGCATATCCTGCGCCGGATCGAACGCGGCGAGATCTCGGCCCTGGAGGCCATCGACACCCTGCTCGGCGAGGAACTGACCCTGCGGGAGGGGCGACGCGTCAGGTCCGCGCTGAAGATGGGCCGGCTGATCAACATCAAGACCCTGGGCGGGTTCGACTTCTCCTTCCAGCCCTCGCTTGACCGCGACCGCATCATGGCGCTGGCCCAGCTCGACTTCGTCGATCGCCACGAGGCGGTCCATTTCCTCGGTCAACCCGGCTGCGGCAAAACCCATCTGGCGCTGGCCCTCGGTGTCGAGGCGGTCAAGTCCGGTCGTTCGGTCTACTTCGCCACCCTGGCCGACATCGTCAGTTCGCTCGCCAAGGCGGAGCGGGAGGGCACCCTGCGCGAACGCCTGCGCTTTCTGTGCCGGCCCCAGCTGCTGATCGTCGATGAGATCGGCTATCTGCCCGTCATCCCGGGGGGCGGCAACCTGTTCTTCCAACTGGTAAATGCCCGCTACGAACGCGGCGCGATGATCCTGACCTCGAACCGCGGCTTTGCCGAATGGGGCGATGTCTTCGGCGGCACCGTCGTCGCCACCGCGCTGCTGGACCGCCTGCTACACCATGCCGTTGTCGTTCAGATCGGGGGAGCCAGCTACCGGCTCCGCCGCCACGCCGACCTGATCCCGGACAACACTCGAACCCGATCCATCACTGCCCCTCAACCTCAACCACGCCGCCGGGGACGACCACCGAAAATGACCTCTGCCCAGCCAGACACCGACCTATAA
- a CDS encoding Rieske (2Fe-2S) protein — translation MSDRFTLGPLTGLPAGEGRTFKLGDRRVAVFRTRDGAVYATQASCPHRSGPLADGMLGGHALVCPLHDWMFDLKTGSSLNGTCGIKTYVASVEPDGNITVEVDDGPEINANPAAGPMTSDIGTGTPPPS, via the coding sequence ATGTCCGATCGTTTCACCCTGGGTCCCCTGACCGGCCTTCCCGCCGGCGAGGGGCGCACCTTCAAGCTCGGCGACCGCCGCGTCGCCGTCTTCCGCACCAGGGACGGTGCAGTCTATGCCACCCAGGCGAGCTGCCCGCACCGGTCGGGACCGCTGGCCGACGGCATGCTGGGCGGCCACGCCCTTGTCTGCCCGCTGCATGACTGGATGTTCGACCTGAAGACGGGGAGTTCCCTGAACGGCACCTGCGGCATCAAGACCTATGTCGCCAGCGTCGAGCCCGACGGGAACATCACCGTGGAGGTTGACGACGGTCCGGAAATCAATGCCAATCCCGCTGCCGGTCCCATGACATCCGACATCGGCACAGGCACGCCGCCGCCTAGCTGA
- a CDS encoding IS1380 family transposase: MRQPGESSSARSEEYSPGTYNLFCDSFAQVPRRVVLDIDDTEDEVHGSQQLSLFHAKHDSHCLLPIHIYDGLTGKPVAVILRPGKTPSGAEVALVLRHVIRRLRRRWPRVEVVVRGDSHYGRHEAMSWCEANGVGYLLGLGTNAVLKARVSGLGEDAALARLDLMDKAAKVRHHAEFRYGAKSWSCERRVIARVEASAQGVDCRFVVTNLAGMPEALYERGYCQRGSAENLIKDHKRHLASDRTSCTAATANQFRLLVHTAAYWLLHTLRGLAPKTSFWHKAQFDILRAHLIKVAGRVRETAARVEVALPSNFAHPDSLRRLSGRIARLPP; encoded by the coding sequence TTGCGTCAGCCTGGGGAAAGTTCATCCGCCCGATCTGAGGAGTATTCACCCGGCACTTACAACCTGTTCTGCGACAGCTTCGCCCAGGTGCCCCGGCGCGTCGTGCTCGACATCGACGACACCGAGGACGAGGTCCACGGCTCGCAGCAGTTGTCGCTGTTCCACGCCAAGCACGACAGCCACTGCCTGCTGCCGATCCACATCTACGACGGCCTGACCGGCAAGCCGGTGGCGGTCATCCTGCGCCCCGGCAAGACCCCGAGCGGGGCCGAGGTCGCCCTGGTGCTGCGCCACGTCATACGCCGGCTGCGCCGCCGCTGGCCGCGGGTCGAGGTCGTCGTGCGCGGCGACAGCCACTACGGCCGCCATGAGGCCATGTCATGGTGCGAGGCCAACGGCGTCGGCTACCTCCTCGGCCTGGGCACGAACGCGGTGCTCAAGGCGCGGGTGAGCGGCCTGGGCGAGGACGCCGCCCTGGCCCGGCTCGACCTCATGGACAAGGCGGCCAAGGTGCGCCACCATGCCGAGTTCCGCTACGGCGCCAAGAGCTGGAGCTGCGAGCGCCGGGTCATCGCGCGCGTCGAGGCCTCGGCCCAGGGCGTGGACTGCCGCTTCGTCGTGACCAACCTGGCCGGCATGCCCGAGGCGCTCTACGAGCGCGGGTACTGCCAGCGCGGCTCGGCGGAGAACCTGATCAAGGACCACAAGCGCCACCTAGCGTCCGACCGCACCTCGTGCACGGCGGCCACCGCCAACCAGTTCCGCCTCCTGGTCCACACCGCGGCCTACTGGCTGCTCCACACCCTGCGCGGCCTGGCGCCCAAAACCTCGTTCTGGCACAAGGCCCAGTTCGACATCCTGCGCGCCCACCTGATCAAGGTCGCCGGCCGGGTCCGGGAAACCGCCGCGCGCGTCGAGGTCGCCCTGCCGTCCAACTTCGCCCATCCCGACAGCCTGCGCCGGCTCTCCGGTCGCATCGCCCGGCTCCCGCCGTGA
- a CDS encoding DUF2735 domain-containing protein: MFGSGWYHEAAVQEAEWDRKL, translated from the coding sequence ATGTTTGGCAGCGGTTGGTACCATGAAGCAGCGGTCCAAGAAGCTGAATGGGACCGCAAGCTTTAG
- a CDS encoding glutamine synthetase beta-grasp domain-containing protein, producing MTKYKLEYIWLDGYTPVPNLRGKTQIKEYADFPALEQLPLWGFDGSSTMQAEGNSSDCVLKPVRIFPDSERKDGAIVLCEVMMPDGETPHPSNKRATILDDKGAWFGFEQEYFLYKNGRPLGFPENGYPAPQGPYYTGVGYSRVGDIARRIVEEHLDICLAAGINHEGINAEVAKGQWEFQIFGKGSKRAADEMWVARYLLERLTEKYGIDVEYHCKPLGDTDWNGSGMHANFSTTYLRETGGKEYLERLMAAFEQARDDHIAVYGPDNHMRLTGKHETQSIHSFSYGVADRGASIRVPHSFVRNGYRGYLEDRRPNSQGDPYQIASRILKTIASVPTGAEAGVSAAA from the coding sequence ATGACAAAGTACAAGCTCGAGTATATATGGCTTGATGGGTACACTCCAGTACCCAACCTTCGTGGGAAGACGCAAATCAAGGAATATGCTGATTTTCCCGCGCTTGAACAGCTTCCTCTATGGGGTTTTGACGGAAGCTCCACTATGCAGGCTGAGGGAAACAGTTCGGACTGCGTTCTGAAACCGGTCCGCATTTTTCCGGACAGCGAACGCAAGGATGGCGCCATTGTGCTGTGCGAAGTGATGATGCCGGACGGCGAAACCCCGCACCCGTCGAACAAGCGGGCAACCATTCTGGACGATAAGGGTGCCTGGTTCGGATTCGAGCAGGAATACTTCCTCTACAAGAACGGCCGGCCGCTGGGGTTTCCCGAGAATGGCTATCCGGCACCACAGGGTCCTTACTATACGGGCGTCGGCTACAGCAGGGTCGGCGATATAGCACGCAGGATCGTTGAGGAGCATCTCGACATATGCCTTGCTGCCGGCATCAACCATGAGGGCATCAACGCCGAAGTGGCGAAGGGCCAATGGGAATTCCAGATCTTCGGAAAGGGCTCAAAAAGGGCCGCCGACGAGATGTGGGTTGCCCGGTATCTGCTGGAGCGGCTGACGGAGAAGTACGGCATCGATGTCGAGTATCACTGCAAGCCGCTCGGCGACACCGACTGGAACGGGTCCGGCATGCACGCCAACTTTTCCACAACGTATCTGCGCGAGACAGGCGGCAAGGAATACTTGGAAAGGCTGATGGCAGCTTTCGAACAAGCCAGGGATGATCACATCGCGGTCTATGGACCGGACAACCACATGCGGCTGACCGGCAAGCACGAAACGCAGTCGATCCACTCCTTTAGCTACGGTGTCGCTGACCGGGGCGCATCGATCCGTGTGCCGCACAGCTTCGTAAGAAACGGCTATAGAGGCTATCTCGAAGATCGCCGTCCCAATTCGCAAGGCGACCCGTACCAGATCGCTTCCCGGATCCTGAAAACGATTGCATCCGTCCCGACGGGTGCTGAAGCCGGCGTTTCGGCTGCAGCCTGA
- a CDS encoding ISL3 family transposase, producing the protein MSSSLLSLLPAGLAVERVVVRPDRVVVAVRARAATASCPLCRRHSRRVHSRYIRHLGDLPWQGRIGHLELQVRRFRCSAPRCPRRIFAERLPEVALPRVRRTVRLAEAQRRIALHAGGESGARLADRLAMPVSGDTLLRLIRAAPLPVAPTPRVVGIDDWAWRRGRRYGTLIVDLERSRPIDLLPDRDGETVAAWLKAHPGVEIVARDRAGAYADGARTGAPDAVQVADRWHLLRNLGDALAGVLDRHHRAIRTATKAATAVTTVPVPNAPPEPRPLPRSQQRTLDKRAARQARFEEVAALHARGWSQSAISRSTGLDRATIRTWLRAGRPPSWSKPAYGSTIDRHAEYLRQRWAEGCTNTARLWREIRDRGYSGRPKTVQEWVRRRLRGTGAGPADLESSTTAWKAPSGRRAAWLVVADANEIDETAGKFVEALLAGSPDLAVVIALAREFRAMVRERRADGLDPWLAAAQGTALTGFAGGLKRDLAAVRAGLSLSWSSGPVEGQVSRLKTIKRTMCGRAGFDLLRYRVLEAA; encoded by the coding sequence GTGTCCAGTTCGTTGCTGTCCCTGCTGCCCGCCGGTCTCGCGGTTGAGCGGGTCGTCGTCCGCCCTGATCGTGTTGTCGTCGCCGTTCGTGCTCGCGCCGCCACGGCGTCCTGTCCCTTGTGCCGGCGCCACTCGCGTCGCGTCCACAGCCGCTACATCCGGCATCTTGGGGATCTCCCCTGGCAGGGGAGGATCGGCCATCTCGAGCTTCAGGTCCGTCGCTTTCGCTGCTCCGCCCCAAGATGCCCGCGCCGGATCTTCGCCGAGCGCCTGCCGGAGGTGGCCCTGCCGAGGGTTCGGCGGACCGTCCGCCTCGCCGAGGCGCAACGCCGCATCGCCCTACATGCCGGAGGCGAGTCGGGCGCCCGCCTAGCGGACCGCCTCGCCATGCCGGTCAGCGGCGACACCCTGCTGCGCCTGATCCGGGCGGCTCCCCTCCCGGTGGCACCGACCCCGCGCGTCGTCGGCATCGATGATTGGGCTTGGCGGCGTGGCCGGCGCTACGGCACCCTCATCGTCGATCTGGAGCGCAGCCGCCCCATCGACCTGCTGCCCGATCGCGACGGAGAAACAGTTGCCGCCTGGCTGAAGGCACACCCCGGCGTGGAGATCGTTGCCCGAGACCGGGCCGGTGCCTATGCCGACGGCGCCCGGACCGGAGCTCCGGACGCGGTCCAGGTGGCTGACCGTTGGCATCTTCTGCGCAATCTCGGCGACGCCCTGGCCGGCGTTCTCGACCGGCATCACCGGGCCATCCGCACTGCGACCAAGGCAGCCACGGCGGTGACGACGGTTCCGGTTCCCAACGCTCCGCCGGAGCCCCGGCCTCTGCCCCGCAGCCAGCAGCGCACGCTGGACAAGCGGGCGGCGCGGCAGGCCCGTTTCGAGGAAGTCGCAGCACTGCACGCCCGCGGCTGGTCGCAGAGTGCTATCTCCCGCAGCACTGGCCTGGACCGCGCCACGATCCGGACATGGTTGCGGGCGGGCCGGCCTCCGTCGTGGAGCAAACCGGCTTATGGGAGCACAATCGACCGCCATGCCGAGTACCTGCGGCAACGCTGGGCCGAGGGCTGCACCAACACCGCCCGGCTGTGGCGGGAAATCCGCGACCGGGGCTATTCGGGCCGACCCAAGACCGTGCAGGAATGGGTTCGGCGCCGGCTGCGGGGCACCGGTGCCGGGCCTGCCGACCTGGAGTCGTCTACGACCGCCTGGAAGGCGCCCTCCGGCCGGCGCGCGGCGTGGCTGGTGGTGGCCGATGCCAACGAGATCGACGAGACCGCAGGGAAGTTCGTCGAGGCCCTGCTCGCCGGATCGCCGGACTTGGCCGTGGTGATCGCGCTGGCGCGGGAGTTTCGCGCGATGGTCCGAGAGAGGCGGGCCGACGGATTGGATCCGTGGCTCGCGGCAGCGCAGGGAACGGCGCTGACCGGGTTTGCCGGCGGCTTGAAACGGGACTTGGCGGCGGTCCGGGCCGGGTTGTCGCTGTCGTGGAGCAGCGGCCCGGTGGAAGGTCAGGTCAGTCGACTCAAGACGATCAAGCGTACCATGTGCGGGCGGGCCGGCTTCGACCTGCTGCGCTATCGGGTTCTGGAGGCCGCATGA
- a CDS encoding molybdopterin oxidoreductase family protein, whose protein sequence is MAGTHAGTRTDTHCPYCAFQCGMTLVREDACGEVRYTVAARDFPTNRGGLCRKGWTAADLLSAPDRLTTPLMRDSKDGPLRPASWNEALDRITDAIGRTQREHGPAAVGIFGGGGLTNEKSYMLGKFARVALRTPNIDYNGRFCMASAAAAGMKAFGIDRGLPFPLEDIGRAEVILLVGGNPAESLPVMMQYFEEQKRRGGRLIVVDPRVTPTAALADLHLQITPGTDAALGNALLNSVIRQGYLDLDFIGLRTVGFEQVRRTVGSYWPDRGERITGVPADRINEAARMLGTAGTAMVLTARGPEQQSTGVDNVLSFINLALALGKVGKPFCGFGTLTGQGNGQGGREHGQKADQLPGYRKLDNPEHRAHAASVWGVEEASLPGPGLSACELLAALGREEPGKPGIRVLLVMASNIAVSAPDVAQVRQGLRALDLLVVSDMFLSETAGMADVVLPIAQWAEEEGTMTNLEGRVQLRRRAKPAPDGVRTDLQVIKALADRLGRGAHFTDDAREAFGELRRASSGGLADYSGITWERVAAEDGVFWPCPDEAAGPAGTPRLFLDRFPTPDGRARFSPVGHRPPDEEPDQHYPLYLTTGRVLSQYQSGAQTRRVPALLEAEPEAFVEIHPGMARSFGIRNGDRVRLVTRRGDAVVKARLVTTIRMDTLFVPFHWGGAGCANLLTNAALDPVSRIPEFKVCAVRLEAADLPPKH, encoded by the coding sequence ATGGCGGGGACGCATGCGGGGACCCGCACGGACACGCACTGTCCGTACTGCGCCTTCCAGTGCGGCATGACCCTGGTCCGGGAAGACGCCTGCGGGGAGGTCCGTTACACCGTGGCCGCCCGCGATTTCCCGACCAATCGGGGCGGACTGTGCCGCAAGGGCTGGACGGCCGCCGACCTGCTGTCGGCACCCGACCGGCTTACCACGCCCCTGATGCGCGACAGCAAGGACGGCCCCCTGCGCCCCGCCTCGTGGAACGAGGCGCTTGACAGGATCACCGACGCGATCGGCCGGACCCAGCGGGAGCATGGTCCGGCCGCCGTCGGCATATTCGGCGGCGGCGGGCTGACCAACGAGAAGTCCTACATGCTGGGCAAGTTCGCCCGCGTGGCGCTCCGTACCCCCAACATCGACTACAACGGCCGTTTCTGCATGGCATCGGCCGCCGCGGCCGGGATGAAGGCGTTCGGCATCGACCGCGGCCTGCCGTTCCCGCTGGAGGATATCGGGAGGGCCGAGGTGATCCTCCTGGTCGGCGGCAACCCGGCTGAATCGCTGCCCGTCATGATGCAGTACTTCGAGGAGCAGAAACGCCGAGGCGGCCGCCTGATCGTCGTCGATCCCCGAGTCACGCCCACGGCGGCGCTGGCGGACCTGCATCTCCAGATCACTCCGGGAACCGACGCCGCGCTCGGCAACGCCCTGCTGAACTCGGTGATCCGGCAAGGCTACCTGGACCTCGACTTCATCGGGCTGCGCACCGTCGGGTTCGAGCAAGTCCGGCGGACCGTGGGCTCCTACTGGCCCGACCGGGGCGAGCGCATCACCGGCGTTCCCGCCGACCGCATCAACGAGGCCGCCCGCATGCTGGGCACCGCCGGGACGGCGATGGTGCTGACCGCCCGCGGGCCGGAGCAGCAGAGCACCGGTGTCGACAACGTGCTGTCTTTCATCAACCTGGCGCTGGCGCTGGGCAAGGTCGGCAAGCCTTTCTGCGGCTTCGGCACCCTGACCGGCCAAGGCAACGGCCAGGGCGGGCGCGAGCACGGCCAGAAGGCCGACCAGCTTCCGGGATACCGCAAGCTGGACAACCCGGAGCACCGGGCGCACGCCGCTTCGGTCTGGGGCGTCGAGGAAGCCTCGCTTCCCGGCCCGGGGCTGTCAGCCTGCGAGCTTCTCGCCGCCCTCGGTCGGGAGGAGCCGGGCAAGCCCGGCATCCGCGTCCTTCTGGTGATGGCCTCCAACATCGCCGTCTCGGCCCCGGATGTGGCGCAGGTCCGGCAAGGCCTGCGGGCGCTCGACCTGCTGGTGGTGTCCGACATGTTCCTGTCCGAGACCGCCGGGATGGCCGACGTCGTCCTCCCAATCGCCCAGTGGGCGGAGGAGGAGGGCACCATGACCAACCTGGAGGGGCGCGTCCAGCTACGGCGCCGGGCCAAGCCGGCGCCCGACGGCGTCCGCACCGACCTCCAGGTGATCAAGGCCCTGGCCGACCGGCTGGGCCGCGGCGCCCACTTCACCGACGATGCCCGCGAAGCGTTCGGCGAGCTTCGCCGGGCAAGCTCCGGCGGCCTCGCAGACTATTCCGGCATCACCTGGGAGCGGGTCGCGGCGGAGGACGGCGTCTTCTGGCCCTGTCCCGATGAGGCCGCTGGCCCTGCCGGCACCCCCCGCCTGTTCCTCGACCGTTTCCCGACACCCGACGGCAGGGCGCGCTTCAGCCCCGTCGGCCACCGTCCCCCGGACGAGGAGCCGGACCAGCATTACCCGCTCTACCTGACCACGGGGCGGGTGCTGTCGCAGTACCAGTCCGGCGCCCAGACGCGCCGGGTGCCGGCGCTGCTGGAGGCGGAGCCCGAAGCTTTCGTCGAGATCCACCCCGGCATGGCCCGAAGCTTCGGCATCCGGAACGGCGACCGGGTGCGGCTCGTCACCCGGCGGGGCGACGCGGTGGTCAAGGCGCGCCTCGTCACGACGATCCGGATGGACACGCTGTTCGTCCCTTTCCACTGGGGCGGCGCGGGGTGCGCCAACCTGCTGACCAACGCCGCCCTCGATCCCGTCTCGCGCATACCGGAGTTCAAGGTCTGCGCCGTCCGCCTGGAAGCGGCGGACTTGCCCCCGAAACATTGA